A region from the Serinibacter arcticus genome encodes:
- a CDS encoding S-layer homology domain-containing protein has translation MTDPAAVERTLDPSMSDLQVGTPREFLTIPQGWIELTGAPDVDLLRVPVSAAVKPTSNMAAGPVVFGTADAVQTHVGLAGRSVDQEGFLSVVAPFNLAAESGIVDDGPDVDPSLLAADIKAVGTSQWFYDEDSPYVGFGIETHGPWATLGASNSIVIEVETPQGPYDVVVQKYDDGIDSYDLTLVLVFDENGRNTGLEFINDVPATIDTNSYDSAAAVLPVSLESLGFSEEQISAGDVSFDYSVSGTSWLADGGIYDTVPDLSFEWNTGLGFGDLDSALFASLPETSIAVTRLANLTSGAPSGQTKKDPAGPSGVTTQERVETTPSGERILFLHLHNAVGKQGQIVDVQNTVAQVPGDQLFVDVPKNNQFFADITWLANQGITTGWELPNGDVEFRPLSPIGRDAMAAFLYRMADPEGYEAPAESPFIDVATTNQFYTEISWAFEQGITTGWETPAGLEFRPVANINRDAIAAFLYRYAEVEGYVAAPVSPFTDVTPATQFYTEISWLAENQITTGWLNPDGTSRFEPLSPVARDAMAAFLYRLNQNVLS, from the coding sequence GTGACCGACCCCGCCGCGGTGGAGCGCACGCTCGACCCGTCGATGTCCGACCTCCAGGTCGGCACGCCGCGCGAGTTCCTCACCATCCCGCAGGGGTGGATCGAGCTCACCGGCGCTCCCGACGTGGACCTGCTCCGCGTGCCCGTCAGCGCGGCCGTCAAGCCCACGAGCAACATGGCCGCCGGCCCCGTCGTCTTCGGCACGGCCGACGCCGTCCAGACGCACGTCGGCCTCGCCGGTCGTTCGGTGGACCAGGAGGGCTTCCTCTCGGTCGTGGCGCCGTTCAACCTCGCTGCCGAGTCCGGCATCGTCGACGACGGCCCCGACGTCGACCCGAGCCTGCTCGCGGCCGACATCAAGGCCGTCGGCACGTCGCAGTGGTTCTACGACGAGGACTCGCCGTACGTCGGCTTCGGCATCGAGACCCACGGTCCATGGGCCACGCTCGGAGCCTCGAACTCGATCGTGATCGAGGTCGAGACGCCGCAGGGACCGTACGACGTCGTCGTCCAGAAGTACGACGACGGCATCGACAGCTACGACCTCACGCTCGTGCTCGTCTTCGACGAGAACGGTCGCAACACCGGGCTCGAGTTCATCAACGACGTGCCCGCGACGATCGACACCAACTCCTACGACTCGGCGGCGGCGGTCCTGCCCGTCTCCCTGGAGTCGCTCGGGTTCTCGGAGGAGCAGATCTCCGCTGGTGACGTCTCGTTCGACTACTCGGTGAGCGGCACGTCGTGGCTCGCCGACGGCGGGATCTACGACACGGTCCCCGACCTGTCGTTCGAGTGGAACACCGGCCTCGGCTTCGGCGACCTCGACAGCGCGCTCTTCGCCTCGCTGCCCGAGACCTCCATCGCCGTCACGCGCCTGGCGAACCTGACGTCCGGGGCTCCCTCCGGTCAGACGAAGAAGGACCCGGCCGGGCCGTCGGGCGTCACCACCCAGGAGCGCGTCGAGACGACGCCGAGCGGCGAGCGGATCCTCTTCCTCCACCTGCACAACGCGGTCGGCAAGCAGGGTCAGATCGTCGACGTGCAGAACACCGTGGCGCAGGTCCCCGGCGACCAGCTCTTCGTCGACGTCCCGAAGAACAACCAGTTCTTCGCCGACATCACGTGGCTGGCCAACCAGGGCATCACCACCGGCTGGGAGCTGCCGAACGGAGACGTCGAGTTCCGTCCGCTGAGCCCGATCGGGCGTGACGCCATGGCGGCCTTCCTCTACCGGATGGCCGATCCCGAGGGCTACGAGGCTCCGGCCGAGTCGCCGTTCATCGACGTCGCCACGACCAACCAGTTCTACACGGAGATCTCCTGGGCGTTCGAGCAGGGGATCACGACCGGCTGGGAGACCCCCGCGGGTCTCGAGTTCCGGCCGGTGGCGAACATCAACCGTGACGCGATCGCGGCGTTCCTGTACCGGTACGCCGAGGTCGAGGGCTACGTCGCCGCCCCGGTCTCGCCCTTCACGGACGTGACCCCGGCCACGCAGTTCTACACGGAGATCAGCTGGCTCGCCGAGAACCAGATCACGACCGGCTGGCTGAACCCGGACGGAACCTCGCGTTTCGAGCCGCTCAGCCCGGTGGCCCGTGACGCCATGGCGGCGTTCCTCTACCGCCTGAACCAGAACGTCCTGTCCTAG
- a CDS encoding S8 family peptidase, with protein sequence MAATALLVTSAAGATADPADVASLPAAESLPAPSATDLKVESMKGLTGLTEAFVEFSDTTTREAVSQSRSSSPQVVADRAAETIETTADSVVDDLGDVTVLYTATNGLAGVAVSADADALRALAERDDVVSVRPIVPKERQSNAGIDLFTGSTASWQNAGITGEGQTIAVIDSGIDFTHASFNADPQYAYPTELNEQTKTLLATEPEWPQGKVLGGWDFAGLNYTAGAGQVPQEDPNPLDEAPGLCGEVPPASPRSDGHGSHVAGTAAGWGVAADGTTFDGDYTTIGEEELLELQVGPGSAPEADLVALKIFGCAGSSSVTGAALDWLLDPTNELAQQVTVVNMSIGSTFSTVDDPENDLIQQLVDEGVVVVTSAGNSGDTHDIGGSPGNANSTLSVANSVADTFNFEGASVTVGGGAAETVPGQYSIAYLFPNGPVGPSEVVALDTILLPAPTPQVPTPTDVGYLSGCYPYSPEDAAAVAGKTVVVAWDDTAPLPCGSAVRANQATAAGAAGIVFTGLQEVFGAGLSGNASIPTFQFTGPVTDELLDYTPATGVITIPSPLTITYDNSLSVQSVVAPSVADTLNDSSSRGVHGSLGSTKPDVAAPGTTIASVAVGSGNGWTNKSGTSMASPHAAGVAALTRAAHPDWSAAQVKAGVMNTATHDVTIGDVPFGPQRVGSGRVDALASVNNTVIAYDQANPSGVSVGFGVIELEKATTITRTVELLNTGDTTVTLGVDYNAQTPVPGVEYLLSADSVSVPRAGRPRSTSRSR encoded by the coding sequence AGGGCCTGACCGGCCTGACCGAGGCCTTCGTCGAGTTCTCGGACACGACCACGCGCGAGGCGGTGTCGCAGTCCCGCAGCTCCTCGCCGCAGGTGGTGGCCGACCGCGCCGCCGAGACCATCGAGACGACGGCTGACTCCGTCGTCGACGACCTCGGTGACGTGACGGTCCTCTACACCGCCACCAACGGCCTGGCCGGTGTCGCCGTCAGCGCTGACGCCGACGCTCTCCGCGCCCTGGCCGAGCGGGACGACGTCGTCTCCGTCCGGCCGATCGTTCCCAAGGAGCGTCAGTCCAACGCCGGCATCGACCTCTTCACGGGGTCCACCGCCTCGTGGCAGAACGCGGGGATCACGGGTGAGGGTCAGACCATCGCCGTCATCGACTCCGGCATCGACTTCACGCACGCGTCGTTCAACGCGGACCCGCAGTACGCGTACCCGACCGAGCTCAACGAGCAGACCAAGACGCTCCTGGCCACCGAGCCCGAGTGGCCCCAGGGCAAGGTGCTCGGCGGCTGGGACTTCGCCGGCCTGAACTACACGGCGGGCGCCGGTCAGGTCCCCCAGGAGGACCCCAACCCGCTGGACGAGGCCCCCGGCCTGTGCGGCGAGGTTCCCCCCGCGTCCCCGCGCAGCGACGGGCACGGCTCCCACGTCGCCGGCACCGCTGCCGGCTGGGGCGTGGCCGCCGACGGCACGACGTTCGACGGCGACTACACCACCATCGGCGAGGAGGAGCTCCTCGAGCTCCAGGTCGGGCCGGGCTCCGCGCCCGAGGCCGACCTCGTCGCGCTGAAGATCTTCGGCTGCGCCGGCAGCAGCTCCGTGACGGGCGCCGCCCTCGACTGGCTGCTCGACCCGACCAACGAGCTCGCGCAGCAGGTGACGGTCGTCAACATGTCGATCGGTTCCACCTTCTCCACCGTCGACGACCCCGAGAACGACCTCATCCAGCAGCTCGTGGACGAGGGCGTCGTCGTCGTGACGTCCGCCGGCAACTCCGGCGACACGCACGACATCGGCGGATCGCCGGGCAACGCGAACTCCACCCTGTCGGTCGCCAACTCCGTGGCCGACACGTTCAACTTCGAGGGCGCGTCCGTGACCGTCGGCGGCGGCGCCGCCGAGACCGTCCCGGGCCAGTACTCGATCGCCTACCTGTTCCCGAACGGTCCGGTCGGGCCCTCCGAGGTCGTCGCGCTGGACACCATCCTGCTGCCGGCGCCGACGCCCCAGGTCCCCACCCCGACCGACGTCGGCTACCTCTCGGGCTGCTACCCGTACTCGCCCGAGGACGCGGCCGCCGTCGCGGGCAAGACCGTCGTGGTCGCGTGGGACGACACCGCCCCGCTCCCGTGCGGGTCGGCCGTCCGCGCCAACCAGGCGACGGCCGCCGGCGCTGCCGGCATCGTCTTCACAGGGCTGCAGGAGGTCTTCGGTGCCGGTCTCTCCGGCAACGCCTCGATCCCGACCTTCCAGTTCACGGGCCCCGTCACCGACGAGCTCCTGGACTACACGCCGGCCACGGGTGTCATCACGATCCCGTCGCCGCTCACGATCACGTACGACAACAGCCTCTCCGTGCAGTCCGTCGTGGCCCCGAGCGTCGCCGACACCCTGAACGACTCCTCGTCGCGCGGTGTGCACGGCTCGCTCGGCTCGACCAAGCCCGACGTCGCCGCCCCCGGCACGACGATCGCCTCGGTCGCCGTGGGTTCGGGCAACGGCTGGACGAACAAGTCCGGCACCTCGATGGCCTCGCCGCACGCGGCCGGTGTCGCAGCGCTCACCCGCGCCGCGCACCCCGACTGGAGCGCCGCGCAGGTCAAGGCCGGCGTCATGAACACCGCCACGCACGACGTGACGATCGGCGACGTGCCGTTCGGCCCGCAGCGTGTGGGTTCCGGCCGCGTGGACGCCCTCGCCTCGGTCAACAACACCGTCATCGCCTACGACCAGGCCAACCCGTCCGGCGTGTCCGTCGGGTTCGGCGTGATCGAGCTCGAGAAGGCCACGACGATCACCCGCACGGTCGAGCTGCTCAACACGGGCGACACGACCGTGACCCTCGGGGTCGACTACAACGCCCAGACGCCGGTCCCCGGGGTCGAGTACCTCCTGTCCGCCGACTCCGTCTCCGTCCCGCGGGCGGGACGGCCACGGTCGACGTCACGCTCTCGGTGA
- a CDS encoding carbohydrate ABC transporter permease has protein sequence MGRDRHLHHEAVLRHHSPAVEEAARIDGAGVFRRFWSIMMPMAGPALVTLTVFAFQGSWNEFTHFIVARSSAETNTLTTGVAALTTGQFGSGNRYPLKLAAALIMTIPVAVVYFIFQRKLVRGQGAGAVKG, from the coding sequence GTGGGACGCGACCGGCATCTTCATCATGAAGCAGTACTTCGACACCATTCCCCCGCGGTCGAGGAGGCGGCACGGATCGACGGCGCCGGCGTCTTCCGCCGGTTCTGGTCGATCATGATGCCGATGGCCGGCCCCGCCTTGGTGACCCTCACGGTGTTCGCCTTCCAGGGCAGCTGGAACGAGTTCACCCACTTCATCGTCGCCCGCTCGAGCGCCGAGACGAATACGCTCACGACCGGGGTCGCGGCCCTGACCACCGGGCAGTTCGGCTCCGGCAACCGCTACCCGCTGAAGCTGGCGGCGGCGCTGATCATGACGATCCCCGTCGCCGTCGTGTACTTCATCTTCCAGCGCAAGCTCGTCCGCGGTCAGGGAGCGGGCGCGGTCAAGGGCTGA
- a CDS encoding carbohydrate ABC transporter permease — translation MSDVRTTQDRTTQDRTTRDRSDKASSDEVRSQARRRRASIAAFYAVLILVAIVYIYPFVIQTGTSFKTDGDSTYNPLNPFPTVFSLDAYAKLAEVDFPLWFRNSVIVTFFVTIGRVLLCSAAGYALSRLHFVGKKFLLAAILAVMAVPGVVLLIPKFLILNQLGMYNTFSAMIIPLLWDATGIFIMKQYFDTIPPRSRRRHGSTAPASSAGSGRS, via the coding sequence GTGAGCGACGTCCGCACCACGCAGGACCGCACCACGCAGGACCGCACGACGCGGGACCGCTCCGACAAGGCCAGCTCCGACGAGGTCCGCTCCCAGGCCCGGCGCCGCCGGGCCAGCATCGCCGCCTTCTACGCGGTGCTGATCCTCGTGGCGATCGTCTACATCTACCCGTTCGTCATCCAGACGGGTACGTCGTTCAAGACCGACGGTGACTCGACGTACAACCCGCTCAACCCGTTCCCGACGGTGTTCAGCCTGGACGCCTACGCGAAGTTGGCCGAGGTCGACTTCCCGCTCTGGTTCCGCAACTCCGTCATCGTGACGTTCTTCGTCACGATCGGCCGCGTGCTGCTGTGCTCGGCGGCGGGCTACGCCCTCTCCCGCCTGCACTTCGTCGGGAAGAAGTTCCTGCTGGCGGCGATCCTGGCCGTGATGGCGGTTCCCGGCGTCGTGCTGCTCATCCCGAAGTTCCTCATCCTCAACCAGCTGGGGATGTACAACACCTTCTCGGCGATGATCATCCCGCTGCTGTGGGACGCGACCGGCATCTTCATCATGAAGCAGTACTTCGACACCATTCCCCCGCGGTCGAGGAGGCGGCACGGATCGACGGCGCCGGCGTCTTCCGCCGGTTCTGGTCGATCATGA
- a CDS encoding amylo-alpha-1,6-glucosidase, translating to MLPPVYFGTVDATALWICLLHDAWRWGMADADVEALLPTLEKALGWLRDHGDGNGDGFVDYVDATGSGLANQGWKDSGDSVQWRDGSLAEGPIGLCEVQAYAYEAATSAAVLLEAFGRDGASEWRTWAADLAERFRAAFWTSDEQGPYLGVAVDRHGNLVDSVASNMGHVVGTGILTPEEERLVADRLVSPQMSSGLGLRTLSSAMGGYWPLRYHGGAVWAHDTAIAVSGLVRAGLDDQADVLVTGLLAAAERFDFQLPELFAGTSLDDVGDVVSYPASCHPQAWSAASAVTVLQAVLGLEPGGQVRSVGRDVVGDVVVSGLPGPRGPWSVELHPGAAPVLHGSAAT from the coding sequence GTGCTCCCGCCCGTCTACTTCGGCACCGTCGACGCGACGGCGCTGTGGATCTGCCTCCTGCACGACGCGTGGCGCTGGGGCATGGCCGACGCCGACGTCGAGGCCCTCCTGCCGACCCTCGAGAAGGCGCTCGGCTGGCTCCGCGACCACGGCGACGGGAACGGCGACGGCTTCGTGGACTACGTCGACGCGACCGGGTCGGGCCTGGCGAACCAGGGCTGGAAGGACTCGGGCGACTCCGTCCAGTGGCGCGACGGCAGCCTCGCCGAGGGGCCGATCGGGCTGTGCGAGGTGCAGGCCTACGCCTACGAGGCCGCGACGTCCGCTGCCGTGCTGCTCGAGGCGTTCGGTCGCGACGGCGCGTCGGAGTGGCGCACCTGGGCCGCCGACCTGGCGGAGCGCTTCCGGGCCGCGTTCTGGACGTCCGACGAGCAGGGCCCCTACCTGGGGGTCGCCGTCGACCGCCACGGCAACCTCGTGGATTCGGTCGCCTCCAACATGGGCCACGTCGTGGGCACGGGCATCCTCACGCCCGAGGAGGAGCGCCTGGTCGCCGACCGCCTCGTCTCCCCGCAGATGTCCTCCGGGCTCGGCCTGCGGACGCTGTCCTCGGCGATGGGCGGGTACTGGCCGTTGCGCTACCACGGGGGCGCGGTCTGGGCCCACGACACGGCGATCGCCGTGAGCGGGCTGGTCAGGGCCGGTCTCGACGACCAGGCTGATGTGCTCGTGACCGGCCTCCTGGCCGCGGCGGAGCGGTTCGACTTCCAGCTGCCCGAGCTCTTCGCCGGGACCTCGCTGGACGACGTCGGCGACGTCGTGTCCTACCCGGCCTCGTGCCACCCGCAGGCGTGGTCGGCGGCCTCCGCCGTCACGGTGCTGCAGGCCGTGCTCGGCCTCGAGCCGGGCGGGCAGGTCCGGTCGGTCGGGCGGGACGTCGTGGGCGACGTCGTCGTCAGCGGTCTGCCGGGACCTCGTGGTCCGTGGTCGGTCGAGCTGCACCCGGGCGCGGCGCCGGTGCTCCACGGGTCCGCAGCGACGTGA
- a CDS encoding LacI family DNA-binding transcriptional regulator has product MSVRPTIAAVAAAAGVSRQTVSNALNAPERVKPDTLAKVLGHIDVLGYRPSVAARQMRTGRSQLLAMRIEPVRDGVNGVVGDRFLHALAEAAQAAGYRMLLCTAGSDVDEVAEYEQLLATMALDGVVLATTHTGDTRRAWLRDHGLAFMSFGRPWGDLAVAGASDSSWVDVDGAAGTAAATAELLRRGHRRIAYLGWPAGSDVGHDRRAGWLTTMAAAGRTDEAVEVTSEDDIEEALDVVEDLLRQRPTAIVCASDTLAVAASAVLNRRGLRPGPDVSVVGFDDTPAARALGIASVLQPLDQVAEACIAGLVAQLDGRPLPAEGVLLPPLLVPRTTLADPAP; this is encoded by the coding sequence GTGTCCGTTCGTCCCACCATCGCCGCGGTCGCGGCAGCTGCCGGCGTCTCCCGCCAGACCGTCTCCAACGCGCTGAACGCCCCGGAGCGGGTCAAGCCGGACACCCTGGCGAAGGTTCTCGGTCACATCGACGTCCTGGGCTACCGCCCGAGCGTCGCCGCCCGGCAGATGCGCACGGGACGCTCCCAGCTCCTCGCGATGCGGATCGAACCGGTGCGCGACGGCGTGAACGGCGTCGTCGGCGACCGCTTCCTGCACGCGCTCGCCGAGGCCGCGCAGGCCGCCGGCTACCGGATGCTGCTGTGCACCGCGGGGTCCGACGTCGACGAGGTCGCCGAGTACGAGCAGCTGCTGGCCACGATGGCGCTGGACGGCGTCGTGCTCGCCACCACGCACACGGGCGACACCCGCCGCGCCTGGCTCCGCGACCACGGGCTCGCCTTCATGAGCTTCGGCCGACCCTGGGGCGATCTCGCCGTCGCGGGCGCGTCCGACTCCAGCTGGGTCGACGTCGACGGCGCCGCCGGCACCGCGGCAGCGACGGCGGAGCTGCTGCGCCGCGGTCACCGCCGGATCGCCTACCTCGGCTGGCCGGCCGGGTCCGACGTCGGCCACGACCGGCGCGCCGGCTGGCTGACGACGATGGCGGCCGCCGGACGCACCGACGAGGCCGTCGAGGTAACCTCCGAGGACGACATCGAGGAGGCTCTCGACGTCGTCGAGGACCTCCTGCGGCAGCGGCCGACGGCGATCGTCTGCGCGTCCGACACCCTCGCCGTGGCCGCGTCCGCCGTCCTGAACCGTCGCGGCCTGCGACCCGGCCCCGACGTCTCGGTCGTCGGCTTCGACGACACGCCCGCCGCCCGTGCGCTCGGCATCGCCAGCGTCCTGCAACCGCTGGACCAGGTGGCCGAGGCCTGCATCGCCGGTCTCGTCGCCCAGCTCGACGGTCGGCCCCTACCCGCGGAGGGCGTCCTGCTCCCGCCACTGCTCGTGCCCCGGACCACCCTCGCGGACCCGGCGCCCTGA
- a CDS encoding carbohydrate ABC transporter permease, with amino-acid sequence MVVVAVLFLVVPILMALWVSVSDWGGRGSPLSDSVSFVGLENYSAFFSPGLAQRDLTTSIRNTMYFVLLVVPLQTLLALGLALVLNSRRLKAKSFFRTAYYFPSVTSSVAIAVVFLFMFSASGPVNSILGLIGVEGPNWFADPRGLVHVVAEAFGTTTQPGWASGNIAGISLWQWLAGPSVAMVSIITLVVWVSAGGYMLIFLSSLQGIDEEVNEAAVVDGATTWQRIRHITVPILRPTTTLVVTLGLIGTWQVFDQVYIMSQGNPGKTTLTPAYLSYTTSFGSAQWGQGTAISFMLFALIVVLTIIQRAATRDRENPSGRRLRAARKVES; translated from the coding sequence ATGGTGGTCGTGGCCGTCCTCTTCCTCGTCGTCCCGATCCTGATGGCGCTCTGGGTGAGCGTCTCGGACTGGGGCGGCCGGGGGAGCCCGCTGTCCGACTCCGTCTCGTTCGTCGGGCTCGAGAACTACTCCGCGTTCTTCTCGCCGGGTCTGGCCCAGCGGGACCTCACGACGTCGATCCGCAACACCATGTACTTCGTCCTGCTGGTGGTGCCGCTGCAGACGCTGCTGGCCCTCGGCCTGGCCCTGGTGCTGAACTCTCGCCGGCTCAAGGCGAAGAGCTTCTTCCGCACCGCCTACTACTTCCCGTCGGTGACCAGCTCCGTCGCGATCGCCGTCGTGTTCCTGTTCATGTTCTCCGCCAGCGGTCCGGTGAACTCGATCCTCGGACTGATCGGGGTCGAGGGACCGAACTGGTTCGCCGACCCGCGCGGCCTCGTGCACGTCGTGGCCGAGGCCTTCGGGACGACGACGCAGCCCGGGTGGGCGTCGGGCAACATCGCCGGGATCTCGCTGTGGCAGTGGCTCGCCGGCCCGAGCGTCGCGATGGTCTCGATCATCACGCTCGTCGTCTGGGTCTCCGCGGGCGGCTACATGCTCATCTTCCTGTCCTCCCTCCAGGGGATCGACGAGGAGGTCAACGAGGCCGCCGTCGTCGACGGGGCCACGACCTGGCAGCGCATCCGGCACATCACCGTGCCGATCCTGCGCCCGACCACCACGCTCGTGGTGACGCTGGGACTGATCGGGACCTGGCAGGTCTTCGACCAGGTCTACATCATGAGCCAGGGCAACCCCGGCAAGACCACCCTGACCCCCGCCTACCTCAGCTACACGACGTCGTTCGGCTCGGCGCAGTGGGGTCAGGGCACCGCCATCTCGTTCATGCTCTTCGCGCTCATCGTGGTCCTCACGATCATCCAGCGCGCCGCGACGCGTGACCGCGAGAACCCGTCCGGCCGGCGCCTGCGCGCGGCCCGAAAGGTGGAGTCGTGA
- a CDS encoding sugar ABC transporter substrate-binding protein — MTRSTHRPRILTLGALAALSLVLTACGGGQGFSEDESGAGDVDESSSSSDGGSAEGGAELSVLVATGDTESLAAIQDLADAWGETSGNSADVQPASDMNQQLSQGFAAGNPPDVFWVDASLLPTYAAAGNLYPYGEEMSDVDFYPALVNSFTYDGQLYCAPKDFSNLGLVINTDLWEAAGLTDDDIPTTWDELQTVATTLTTDGVTGLVIGDTRDRVGAFMVQAGGWIVNEDQTEMTIDTPEAIAGLTEVQELLASGAAAFPKAVDSGWGGEAIGTGKAAMTIEGNWFKSAATADYPDLNWRVAELPEGPAGKGTLTFTQCWAIAEASENKEAALDFIKSMYTPEIQVDLANRFGVMPSIESAREDYIAGVPETEQAWLAGADYAQGPVSAVGMDPVMKELDTLIQQLPGLAPAEIATQTQENGTAVLGN; from the coding sequence ATGACCAGGAGCACCCACCGCCCCCGGATCCTCACGCTGGGCGCGCTCGCCGCGCTCTCCCTCGTCCTGACCGCCTGCGGTGGCGGCCAGGGCTTCTCGGAGGACGAGTCGGGCGCCGGCGACGTCGACGAGTCGTCCTCCAGCTCGGACGGCGGTTCCGCCGAGGGCGGCGCCGAGCTGAGCGTCCTCGTCGCGACCGGCGACACCGAGAGCCTCGCCGCCATCCAGGACCTCGCCGACGCGTGGGGCGAGACGTCCGGCAATTCGGCCGACGTGCAGCCGGCCAGCGACATGAACCAGCAGCTCTCGCAGGGCTTCGCGGCCGGCAACCCGCCGGACGTGTTCTGGGTCGACGCATCGCTGCTGCCGACCTACGCCGCCGCCGGCAACCTGTACCCGTACGGCGAGGAGATGAGCGACGTCGACTTCTACCCGGCGCTCGTCAACAGCTTCACCTACGACGGCCAGCTCTACTGCGCCCCGAAGGACTTCTCCAACCTCGGACTCGTGATCAACACGGACCTGTGGGAGGCCGCGGGCCTCACCGACGATGACATCCCCACCACGTGGGACGAGCTGCAGACGGTCGCCACCACGCTGACCACGGACGGCGTGACCGGCCTCGTCATCGGCGACACCCGCGACCGCGTCGGGGCCTTCATGGTCCAGGCCGGCGGCTGGATCGTGAACGAGGACCAGACCGAGATGACGATCGACACGCCCGAGGCGATCGCCGGCCTCACCGAGGTCCAGGAGCTCCTGGCCTCCGGTGCCGCCGCGTTCCCGAAGGCCGTTGACTCCGGCTGGGGCGGCGAGGCCATCGGTACCGGCAAGGCCGCGATGACCATCGAGGGCAACTGGTTCAAGAGCGCCGCGACCGCGGACTACCCGGACCTCAACTGGCGCGTCGCCGAGCTCCCCGAGGGCCCGGCCGGCAAGGGCACGCTGACGTTCACGCAGTGCTGGGCGATCGCGGAGGCCTCGGAGAACAAGGAGGCCGCCCTCGACTTCATCAAGAGCATGTACACCCCGGAGATCCAGGTCGACCTGGCCAACCGGTTCGGCGTGATGCCCTCGATCGAGTCCGCCCGCGAGGACTACATCGCCGGTGTCCCGGAGACCGAGCAGGCCTGGCTCGCCGGTGCCGACTACGCCCAGGGCCCCGTGTCCGCCGTCGGCATGGACCCGGTCATGAAGGAGCTCGACACGCTCATCCAGCAGCTGCCCGGCCTCGCGCCGGCGGAGATCGCCACGCAGACGCAGGAGAACGGCACGGCCGTTCTCGGGAACTGA
- a CDS encoding COX15/CtaA family protein: MSAATTPRASWTDRLTPRLTLGVAIANLVAQAVIILTGGVVRLTSSGLGCSTWPECEPGEFTPVFHAEMTFHPLIEFGNRTLTGVLVAIALALAILVLFSPGTSRRSVRFRILGLLPLVGVLVQAVLGGITVLVDLHPAVVGSHFLISAALVWVSALFVARLREGDDAPVPSVGAAGRGSRWLGAAPLTFGILTAIVVVLGVITTGAGPHSGDSEVGYRFPVDPALVARVHAMSVWVFVVALLVTLVVLHRRGVTGQGLPRARRAWWVLLTVTLAQGLIGYVQYFTGLPIGLVALHLFGSAGLVTAVTFAITSLRTRGAPAPRPGAARPTTDHEVPADR; this comes from the coding sequence GTGTCTGCCGCCACCACGCCCCGCGCCTCCTGGACCGATCGCCTCACCCCCCGCCTGACGCTCGGCGTCGCGATCGCCAACCTCGTGGCGCAGGCCGTCATCATCCTCACGGGCGGCGTCGTGCGGCTCACGTCGTCCGGCCTCGGCTGCTCGACGTGGCCCGAGTGCGAACCGGGTGAGTTCACCCCGGTCTTCCACGCGGAGATGACCTTCCACCCGCTGATCGAGTTCGGCAACCGCACCCTGACGGGGGTGCTCGTGGCGATCGCCCTCGCCCTCGCGATCCTCGTGCTGTTCTCCCCCGGGACGAGCCGCCGCAGCGTGCGGTTCCGCATCCTCGGGCTGCTGCCGCTGGTCGGCGTCCTCGTCCAGGCCGTGCTCGGCGGCATCACCGTGCTGGTCGACCTGCACCCCGCCGTCGTCGGCTCGCACTTCCTCATCTCTGCTGCGCTCGTCTGGGTCTCGGCGCTGTTCGTCGCCCGGCTGCGCGAGGGCGACGACGCCCCCGTCCCCAGCGTGGGCGCCGCGGGCCGCGGGTCCCGGTGGCTGGGCGCCGCACCGTTGACGTTCGGCATCCTGACGGCGATCGTCGTCGTCCTGGGCGTCATCACGACCGGCGCCGGCCCGCACTCCGGCGACTCCGAGGTCGGCTACCGGTTCCCGGTCGACCCGGCCCTCGTGGCACGTGTGCACGCGATGTCGGTGTGGGTCTTCGTCGTCGCCCTGCTGGTGACGCTCGTCGTGCTGCACCGGCGCGGCGTGACGGGGCAGGGGCTCCCCCGCGCCCGACGCGCCTGGTGGGTGCTGCTCACCGTCACGCTCGCCCAGGGGCTCATCGGCTACGTGCAGTACTTCACGGGTCTGCCGATCGGTCTCGTCGCCCTGCACCTGTTCGGCTCGGCCGGGCTGGTCACCGCGGTGACCTTCGCGATCACGTCGCTGCGGACCCGTGGAGCACCGGCGCCGCGCCCGGGTGCAGCTCGACCGACCACGGACCACGAGGTCCCGGCAGACCGCTGA